A segment of the Lycium ferocissimum isolate CSIRO_LF1 chromosome 5, AGI_CSIRO_Lferr_CH_V1, whole genome shotgun sequence genome:
GTAACTGCAAGTTTTCATACGACTTGGGGAAGATGTGGATGACAACTTTCCCCATTTCTCTCCAGACCTCCTGATTTGCTGGGCACTCTCGTTATTTATCTCCTTCCTCTATTGCGTATGAGTTCGTTTATTAGCTTTGTTTAGTTTGCATCTACTTATGTGAATTTAttgctttatttctttattGATTTAAACATCTTTACCTGGTGAAATTGAAAATTTATCCTTTCTTTGCAGGATGGTCGCAAAGTTAGCGTGGGTGATTGTGCTTTGTTCAAACCACCTCACGATTCCCCTCCTTTCATTGGAATAATCCGAAGGCTAAATTTGAGTGAAGAAAATAACCTGCAGTTAGGTGTTAATTGGCTTTATCGACCTGCTGAGCTTAAGCTTGGCAAGGGCATCCTCCCGGAAGCCGCACCCAACGAAATCTTTTATTCCTTTCATAGGGATGAGATTCTTGCTGCATCACTACTGCATCCGTGTAAAGTTGCATTCCTTTCCAAAGGTGCTGAACTTCCAACAGGGATATCCTCATTTGTCTGCCGGCGTGTTTATGATATTTCAAACAAGTGTTTATGGTGGTTAACTGACCAAGATTACATCAAAGTAGGTTATTATTGCTTGATAGTTATGTATTCCCTATGCTAAACTGTTGCAGATTATTTATcccagcaaaaaaaaaaaaaaaaaaaaaaaaaagagagagagagagagggacaGGGTTGAATGTTGAACCAAAAGATATATTGGTTTTAATCATTGGATCTGTTTTCATAGAAGACATAGAGTCTAGGATGCCAGGAGAAAGGAGAAATTGCACACTTTTCATgctttaattttcttgattgtCTTGCTGACGTTTCACTCATGCAACACTAATTCTCCTCTGCAGGAGCTACAAGAAGAAGTAGGTCAACTATTAAACAAGACGCGAGTTGAGATGCATGCAACAGTGCAACCGGGTGGTCGTTCTCCGAAACCAATGAATGGTTCCATGTCGACATCACAATTGAAACCAGGTGGAGATAGTATTCAAAGCAGTGTAACTTCTTTTCCTCCACATGTCAAGGGAAAGAAGAGGGAGCGGGGAGATCAAGGCtctgaatcaattaaacgtgAACGTTCAATCAAAACAGATGATACAGATTCTGGTCAAATCAAAGCTGAAAGCGTATTGAAATCTGAAATTTCTAAAATTACGGAGAAAGGAGGGCTTATTAACTCTGAAGGGGTTGAGAAGCTAGTTCACCTCATGCAGCCAGATAGAAATGAGAGGAAAATGGATTTGATCAGTCGTTCAATGCTTGCAAGTGTTGTAGCTGCAACTGAAAATTTTGACTGTCTTACTAGGTTTGTACAGTTAAGGGGTCTACCTGTGTTAGACGAGTGGCTTCAAGATGTTCATAAGGGGCGGATTGGTGAATGTAGTAACACAAAAGACGGTGAAAAATTGGTTGAAGAATTTCTCTTTGTTTTGCTCCGTGCACTTGACAAGCTTCCCGTAAACCTTCAAGCACTGCAGATGTGCCATATTGGCAGGTCTGTTAATCACTTGCGGCAGCATAAAAACACAGAGATACAGAGGAAGGCACGAAGTTTAGTTGATACGTGGAAGAAACGGGTTGAAGCTGAGATGAACATCATTGATGCCAAGTCTGGTTCAAATCAGGCTGTCTCGTGGCCTTCTAAATCAAGGTTGCCCGAGGCTTCTCATAGTATTAGCAAAAATCCCGGTGGTTCAAATGATGTGACAAAGAGTGCAGTTGCACATATTTCTGCATCTAAAATGGCCTCGATAAAGACTTCACAAGGGGAGCCTACTATAAAGTCTGCGTCCTTGTCCCCGAGCTCAACAAAACGTGCATCATCACCTGCATCTGGAAAAGAGGGTCAGCTCAGAGTTTCGGTCGGTGGGTCTTGTGATGTTCCTTTAGCTAGGGAAGACAAGAGCAGCAGTTCTAGCCAGTCTCACAACCAGAGTCAGTCGCTCTCGGGGAAAGAGGACGGGAGGAGTTCAACTGCAGTGTCAATGAACAGCATCAAGATCTCTACTGGTGGTTCTCGTCACCGGAAGTCAAATAATGGATATCCTGGATCATCAGTATCTGGAGGCCAAAAGGAGAGTCCTTCAGGCAGAAGTTCGCATAGAAATCCTACCTCAGAAAAGTTACCGCAGTCTGCATTGAGTGGTGAGAGAACTGTTGATATGCCAGTTCTCGAGGGGAGTGGTCACAAATTGATAGTTAAGATATCTAACAGGGGACGCAGTCCTGCACAAAGTGCCAGTGGAGGATCCTATGAGGACCCTACCAACATGAGCAGCCGAGCTTCTTCGCCTGTACTTTCTGAAAAGAATGATCAATTTGACCGAACAGTAAAGGAAAAGACTGATGCATATAGATCAAATTTTGAGGCGAATGCTGAATCATCATGGCAGAGCAATGATTTCAAAGATATACTAACTGGTTCTGAGGGCAGCGATGGATCACCAGCTGCTGCTCCAGAGGACGAGCGAAGCAAGATTGTTGATGACAACAGGAAATCAGCAGAAGTTAGAGCTGCTTGTACATCAGGGACTGAACCGAAGTCTGGAAAGCTGCATGAAGCCTCTTTTAGCTCCATGAATGCTTTGATTGAGAGCTGTGTAAAATATTCGGAATCAAACGTGCCTATGTTACTGGGTGATGCTATTGGAATGAATCTCCTTGCCAGTGTGGCTGCTGAAGAAATGTCCATGTCTGACATGGTTTCGCGTTCTGTTTCTCCGCAAAGAAATATACCTGCTGCTGAAGAGGCTTGCACAGGTGATGGCGTTAAGTCAAAGTCACCTCCTGCTGATATCTCCGCTGGTGACCGTggaaatgatgatgatggtaaTAGGGAGAAGCTCGTTAGTGCTAGTGCTTCATGGTCCGAGGATAAACTCTCCAAGGGTGCTGCAATGGAGCTATCTGGAGATAGAAAGGCCTCCTTTTCACCTTCTCAAGAGACAATGACAGGTGGATGCAATAAACAGTTCAACTCTGCCTGCACCGATTCA
Coding sequences within it:
- the LOC132055859 gene encoding uncharacterized protein LOC132055859, with the protein product MHGKVQRESEFCRGGSQHMPVDSSVVSNITDDSFCKDGRKVSVGDCALFKPPHDSPPFIGIIRRLNLSEENNLQLGVNWLYRPAELKLGKGILPEAAPNEIFYSFHRDEILAASLLHPCKVAFLSKGAELPTGISSFVCRRVYDISNKCLWWLTDQDYIKELQEEVGQLLNKTRVEMHATVQPGGRSPKPMNGSMSTSQLKPGGDSIQSSVTSFPPHVKGKKRERGDQGSESIKRERSIKTDDTDSGQIKAESVLKSEISKITEKGGLINSEGVEKLVHLMQPDRNERKMDLISRSMLASVVAATENFDCLTRFVQLRGLPVLDEWLQDVHKGRIGECSNTKDGEKLVEEFLFVLLRALDKLPVNLQALQMCHIGRSVNHLRQHKNTEIQRKARSLVDTWKKRVEAEMNIIDAKSGSNQAVSWPSKSRLPEASHSISKNPGGSNDVTKSAVAHISASKMASIKTSQGEPTIKSASLSPSSTKRASSPASGKEGQLRVSVGGSCDVPLAREDKSSSSSQSHNQSQSLSGKEDGRSSTAVSMNSIKISTGGSRHRKSNNGYPGSSVSGGQKESPSGRSSHRNPTSEKLPQSALSGERTVDMPVLEGSGHKLIVKISNRGRSPAQSASGGSYEDPTNMSSRASSPVLSEKNDQFDRTVKEKTDAYRSNFEANAESSWQSNDFKDILTGSEGSDGSPAAAPEDERSKIVDDNRKSAEVRAACTSGTEPKSGKLHEASFSSMNALIESCVKYSESNVPMLLGDAIGMNLLASVAAEEMSMSDMVSRSVSPQRNIPAAEEACTGDGVKSKSPPADISAGDRGNDDDGNREKLVSASASWSEDKLSKGAAMELSGDRKASFSPSQETMTGGCNKQFNSACTDSQQAGEKLEITEKSGEVEIDDELSKQFQEEKVVSHEVKVEGAVDAKFGDGTSISGDRVTNAVASLEDQKPTVEVCTSDFESENKNGVNRLLNIASTEMKQSSVLVKSEKIQGSDKEEPLPTSSSGDPTTATGGQSDEASINLVNLSEKTKSDPGSVEASVEDKACCEIDFTIRNQKGEASVDRKDVVPLQNSGLLLNQKERLGFSNAELQKHGEARESNFPAVGADKTTDCGSSNAETSSVSAAPESASKVKFDLNEGFISDEGKYGEPINFTAPGCLSNVHIMNPLPFAVSSVSCSLPASITVAAAAKGPFVPPEELLRVKGEFGWKGSAATSAFRPAEPRKSLDMPLSSTTISHSEASTSKHSRPQLDIDLNVPDERTFDDINGQDSALELISPLDHMANRASLKDEVIDSPAVRCSGGLDLDLNRLDEPGDAGQCSVSSSCRLDGAIFPSKASSIGLPTGDVRRDFDLNNGPGVDDFSTEQSLFHDNHQGSMRSQLPASNLRLNNPEMGNLSSWFTPGSTYSTVTLPSILPDRVEQPPFPVVTPGAQRILGPTAGSPFTPDVYRSSVLSSSPAMPFPSSPFPYPVFPLTKSFALPSATFSVGSTSFVDSSTGGRIYTPSVNSQLLGPVGAVSSQYPRPYMVGLPDSNNNGTMDHNRKWGRQGLDLNAGPGVVDMEGREESVSLTSRQLSAAGSQALAEEHGRMYAVPGGPLKRKEPEGGWDSESFRFKQSWH